A DNA window from Bacteroides cellulosilyticus contains the following coding sequences:
- a CDS encoding zincin-like metallopeptidase domain-containing protein, whose protein sequence is MAGYKKQHTDGPNSEDKALDLFAEMMIEKIESIRKDWRKPWFTEEALQWPCNLSGREYNGMNAIMLLIHCEKEGYKIPRFCTFECVQRLNKSDKDNQEKPRVSVLRGEKSFPIMLTTFTCIHKDSGEKIKYDDYKKLSDNEKKEYNVYPKMQVFRVFNVAQTNLQEARPELWQKLEKEYSLPKIENGEYFSFAPVDALIKDNLWICPIKPQHQDNAYYSISRNEIVVPEKEQFKSGEAFYGTLFHEMTHSTGAEGVLDRIKPTTFGSAEYAREELVAELGSALVAQRYGMTKHIKEDSCAYLKGWLDELKESPQFIKTTLLDVKRAASLITQKVDKIALELEQNIDEEQTVAPKEKVYYSSVAYLQLTDDTMRLDAFKDKGDYEGLLTLAKEYYDGNGINEEYTYSSPIQNRGDNLLIEDKDFAVVYNGSVGGTYEVMLKFTEKEVRDHIRRYGIEHAGDTLKGVAKEMAAEQFAIMTQQKIPAFEMPNGDVLYVSYNKESDMIDIGPVTNAGLVAQHRFPYDHNASLDANLQTVNEKLNNMEEYREELQEAEYSGGMRR, encoded by the coding sequence ATGGCCGGATATAAAAAACAGCACACGGACGGGCCGAACAGCGAAGATAAAGCATTAGACCTCTTCGCTGAAATGATGATTGAGAAAATCGAGAGTATCCGTAAGGATTGGAGAAAGCCATGGTTCACAGAAGAAGCGTTACAATGGCCCTGCAATCTTTCCGGACGCGAGTATAATGGCATGAATGCCATTATGTTGCTTATACATTGTGAAAAGGAAGGTTACAAGATTCCGCGCTTCTGCACTTTTGAGTGTGTACAACGGCTCAACAAATCCGATAAGGACAATCAGGAGAAACCTCGTGTTTCTGTACTTCGTGGAGAGAAATCATTCCCAATCATGCTGACTACATTCACCTGCATACACAAGGATTCTGGTGAGAAGATTAAGTATGATGACTACAAAAAACTATCTGATAACGAGAAGAAGGAATACAATGTTTATCCTAAGATGCAGGTATTCCGAGTCTTTAACGTGGCACAGACCAACTTGCAGGAGGCAAGACCGGAGCTGTGGCAAAAACTCGAAAAGGAGTATTCGCTACCGAAGATTGAGAACGGAGAGTATTTCAGCTTCGCTCCCGTCGATGCGCTGATAAAGGACAATCTGTGGATTTGTCCGATCAAACCACAGCATCAGGATAACGCTTACTACTCTATATCGAGAAATGAAATCGTTGTGCCGGAAAAGGAACAGTTCAAATCTGGAGAGGCGTTCTATGGAACACTATTCCATGAGATGACACACTCGACCGGTGCGGAAGGAGTTCTCGACCGTATCAAGCCGACAACTTTCGGCTCGGCAGAGTATGCGCGCGAAGAATTGGTAGCCGAGTTAGGCAGCGCATTGGTTGCCCAACGTTACGGCATGACGAAACATATAAAAGAGGACAGTTGTGCCTACCTCAAAGGATGGCTCGACGAATTGAAGGAATCGCCACAATTCATCAAGACAACTCTGTTGGATGTGAAAAGAGCGGCTTCTCTGATTACCCAAAAGGTGGATAAGATTGCACTGGAATTGGAGCAGAACATTGATGAAGAGCAAACAGTAGCACCGAAAGAAAAAGTGTATTATTCTTCCGTGGCCTATCTTCAGCTTACCGATGACACGATGCGGTTGGACGCATTCAAGGATAAGGGGGACTACGAAGGACTGCTGACTCTCGCCAAGGAGTATTATGACGGTAACGGCATTAACGAAGAATATACTTATTCTTCTCCCATACAGAACCGAGGAGACAATCTTTTGATTGAGGACAAGGATTTTGCTGTGGTGTACAATGGGAGTGTCGGGGGAACTTATGAAGTGATGCTGAAATTCACGGAAAAGGAAGTACGCGACCATATCAGGCGTTATGGTATCGAACATGCTGGAGATACATTAAAAGGGGTAGCCAAGGAGATGGCTGCGGAACAATTCGCTATCATGACACAACAAAAGATTCCTGCATTTGAAATGCCGAATGGTGATGTGCTGTATGTCAGCTATAATAAAGAATCCGACATGATAGATATCGGGCCGGTTACTAATGCGGGACTTGTCGCACAACATCGTTTCCCATACGACCATAATGCTTCGTTGGATGCCAACCTGCAAACCGTGAACGAAAAGCTGAATAATATGGAGGAATACCGGGAAGAGCTACAAGAAGCAGAGTACAGCGGCGGAATGCGCCGATAA
- a CDS encoding glucosaminidase domain-containing protein: MSKNQQYAMKYAEYAMEQMRRYGIPASVTLAQGILESSNGQSRLAQNENNHFGIKATPAWIAEGGRYGIYTDDKPNEKFCSYDSVGDSYEHHSRFLKENSRYAQCFALSPDDYKGWTQNIEQAGYATGGEYAESLQRIIEQNGLQQYDKLVMQEMETQGKRFGTEHNPLRTSENSEYGAKYSFPVEREEFLFVTSPFGMRQDPMDNTKQQMHKGIDIRCNGDAVLATENNGKVVAVNQNKNTPGGKSLTVEYTRTDGSKVQCTYMHLKEVTVKVGDVVQAGGKLGTSGNTGTRTTGEHLHFGVTNFYADGTKRDIDPAAYLTEIAQKGNIKLEVLHNGNSLLTRYKGTEENAAGKNLSPDGWMKKLLSSEDSGVGMSGCNDPIVEMAMTAFSSLMLLAVQIDNKNEEEQKTAISKQMDSGRINLKSLLPGMKNCELAISENGKAILRVNNGELRMSRELTTAELSRLSATLNNNTLTEEAKRIRVTGMLNTVILSEAASQNFEQGMSQQQGQTENLKR, encoded by the coding sequence ATGAGCAAGAACCAACAATACGCAATGAAATATGCAGAGTATGCTATGGAGCAGATGCGCCGGTACGGAATCCCCGCATCCGTGACGTTGGCACAAGGCATACTGGAAAGTTCCAACGGGCAAAGCCGTTTGGCGCAAAACGAGAACAATCATTTTGGCATCAAGGCTACGCCTGCATGGATTGCCGAAGGAGGAAGGTATGGTATATATACTGACGATAAGCCGAATGAGAAGTTTTGCAGTTATGACAGTGTGGGTGATTCATACGAACACCACTCCCGTTTTTTAAAAGAAAACAGCCGCTATGCCCAATGTTTTGCACTTTCGCCCGACGATTACAAGGGTTGGACACAAAATATCGAACAGGCCGGTTATGCCACAGGCGGAGAATATGCCGAGAGTCTGCAACGGATTATAGAGCAAAATGGCTTACAGCAGTATGACAAACTGGTGATGCAGGAAATGGAGACACAGGGTAAGCGGTTCGGTACGGAACATAATCCTCTCCGAACGTCTGAAAATTCAGAGTATGGTGCGAAGTACTCATTCCCGGTAGAGCGTGAAGAGTTTCTTTTTGTTACCTCGCCTTTCGGTATGCGGCAAGATCCGATGGACAACACGAAACAACAGATGCACAAGGGAATTGATATCCGTTGCAATGGCGATGCGGTACTGGCTACTGAGAACAACGGGAAGGTGGTGGCTGTGAATCAGAATAAGAACACGCCCGGTGGAAAATCGCTGACTGTGGAATATACCAGAACGGATGGCAGCAAGGTACAATGTACTTATATGCACCTTAAGGAGGTTACTGTAAAGGTCGGTGATGTAGTACAAGCCGGTGGGAAGCTCGGCACATCGGGCAACACAGGTACACGTACAACGGGCGAACATCTACATTTCGGCGTGACAAACTTCTATGCAGACGGAACAAAGCGTGACATCGACCCTGCGGCTTATCTGACTGAAATCGCACAGAAAGGTAATATCAAATTGGAAGTGTTGCACAACGGGAACAGCCTGCTCACCCGATATAAAGGAACAGAAGAGAATGCCGCCGGCAAAAACCTTTCGCCCGACGGATGGATGAAGAAGTTGCTTTCGTCAGAGGATAGCGGTGTGGGAATGTCAGGATGCAATGACCCTATAGTAGAGATGGCGATGACAGCCTTTAGTTCCCTTATGCTATTGGCCGTACAAATCGACAACAAGAACGAGGAGGAGCAAAAGACTGCCATATCCAAACAAATGGATAGTGGACGCATCAATCTGAAATCATTATTACCGGGCATGAAAAACTGCGAACTGGCAATCAGTGAAAATGGAAAGGCTATTCTGCGAGTGAACAATGGAGAACTGCGCATGTCACGTGAGTTGACTACTGCGGAGTTAAGCCGTCTGTCGGCAACACTGAATAACAATACTCTCACAGAAGAAGCCAAAAGGATACGTGTAACCGGTATGCTGAATACGGTTATCCTCTCGGAAGCGGCTTCACAGAATTTTGAACAAGGGATGTCCCAACAGCAGGGACAGACAGAGAACCTAAAAAGATAG
- a CDS encoding zincin-like metallopeptidase domain-containing protein, producing the protein MKEKSQIEKKAEEKQITLLSTALSEASNAGGHWLNASGKGYPRFYPKGVSVSAFNALFMTLHSDKNGCKTNQFTLFSDAKAQGASVRENEQGVPFLFYNWNKYVHRNNPEQVISRDDYMKLYEEEQKLYKGVHNREIRTLFNIDQTTLPYVDKERYETTLRRYGSAVERGYTEADNRRLHIQFNDFLLRMRDNLVPVRLDGSGVPHYETDKDAVYMPRQREFRHYHDYIQEALRQIVSATGHQQRLAREGMVMKNGVAPSEDAVRQERLVVELASGIKMLELGLPARLSEESLKTVEYWCRELKENPNLMDALESDVNNAIEVINKAERGEKIEYATMRNRRDTSTMQEQMPKHYFVSNEIRQHPDKETKKIVLVIDPQAKTADVILPAGASTEADNEIPGMNKGRIMRALQKDGIEQVRFYNTDGALGYRPDDSYFAEKIIMLARLKNWAMEKLSTLDVASAVKQANEIGFDHVEMIQDDKKRWALYIKPENKSGYSIYPDKEDINRFFSTLKQAMDNIGKVRMELAHKYYALAEVKPDLKVDLFSSEMPEIDLNRIQRVSVFKTKQDGIQCVATIDGQKQPARSVTPQQWQRMWIAEERDSYKRHLAATLFADVLQKGQSQEAHTGEKQQKEAELWPIETVAQERTESDNKGISPERQLWDKLKANHPDALQLLRTKDGYRLYNEDAVQGAKILGITLKEYPEGDITASTEFSTEQLDNYLSKLVRAGARVAISDMEEQETHRGFHR; encoded by the coding sequence ATGAAAGAAAAATCGCAAATCGAAAAGAAAGCCGAGGAAAAACAAATCACCTTGCTTTCTACGGCTTTGAGTGAAGCCTCGAATGCCGGTGGACACTGGCTCAACGCATCAGGAAAGGGATACCCGCGCTTCTATCCAAAGGGTGTTTCTGTCAGCGCATTCAATGCACTATTCATGACGCTGCATTCTGATAAAAATGGATGCAAAACCAACCAGTTCACGCTATTCAGCGATGCCAAGGCACAAGGAGCCTCGGTGCGTGAGAATGAGCAAGGCGTTCCATTTTTGTTTTATAATTGGAACAAGTATGTTCACCGCAATAATCCAGAACAGGTTATCAGTCGTGATGACTACATGAAACTGTATGAAGAGGAACAAAAATTATATAAAGGTGTACATAACCGTGAAATTCGCACTTTGTTCAACATTGACCAGACGACACTACCCTACGTGGATAAGGAGCGATACGAAACGACGTTGCGGCGGTATGGAAGTGCAGTGGAAAGAGGATATACGGAAGCTGACAACCGACGGTTGCATATTCAATTCAACGACTTCCTACTGAGGATGCGAGACAACCTTGTGCCTGTTCGTTTGGATGGAAGCGGTGTACCCCACTACGAAACAGATAAGGATGCGGTCTATATGCCGCGACAAAGAGAGTTCAGACATTATCACGACTATATACAGGAAGCCTTGCGGCAAATCGTGAGTGCTACCGGACACCAACAACGATTAGCGCGTGAAGGTATGGTGATGAAGAACGGTGTAGCTCCTTCGGAGGATGCTGTCAGACAGGAACGGTTGGTAGTGGAACTGGCTTCAGGGATTAAAATGTTGGAACTGGGGTTGCCAGCACGGTTGTCTGAAGAAAGTCTGAAGACAGTGGAATACTGGTGCCGGGAGCTAAAAGAGAACCCGAACTTGATGGACGCTCTCGAAAGTGACGTAAACAATGCCATCGAAGTAATCAATAAAGCGGAACGGGGCGAGAAAATCGAATACGCCACCATGCGCAACCGGCGAGACACTTCAACCATGCAGGAGCAAATGCCCAAACATTATTTTGTGTCGAACGAGATTCGGCAGCATCCGGATAAAGAAACGAAAAAAATTGTGCTTGTTATTGACCCACAGGCAAAAACCGCAGATGTAATTCTTCCAGCAGGGGCTTCTACAGAGGCAGATAACGAGATACCGGGAATGAACAAGGGACGTATCATGCGAGCGTTGCAGAAAGATGGAATCGAGCAGGTACGCTTCTACAATACGGATGGTGCATTAGGTTATCGACCCGATGACAGTTATTTTGCCGAGAAGATAATTATGCTGGCCCGGCTGAAGAATTGGGCAATGGAGAAGCTCTCCACACTGGACGTGGCGTCAGCGGTCAAACAGGCGAATGAGATCGGATTTGACCACGTAGAGATGATTCAAGATGATAAGAAACGATGGGCACTTTATATCAAACCCGAAAATAAGAGCGGATATAGCATCTATCCTGATAAAGAAGATATAAACCGCTTCTTTTCAACACTCAAGCAAGCAATGGATAACATCGGTAAGGTTCGGATGGAACTGGCGCACAAGTATTATGCGCTGGCCGAGGTCAAACCTGACCTGAAGGTGGATTTGTTCAGCAGCGAAATGCCGGAAATAGACTTGAACCGTATCCAGCGTGTTTCGGTTTTCAAAACCAAACAAGACGGCATACAATGCGTCGCAACTATTGATGGGCAGAAACAGCCTGCCCGAAGTGTCACTCCGCAACAGTGGCAGCGGATGTGGATAGCGGAAGAGCGTGACAGCTACAAACGTCATTTGGCAGCTACCTTATTCGCAGACGTACTACAAAAAGGACAATCGCAGGAGGCACACACCGGAGAGAAACAACAGAAAGAAGCAGAGTTGTGGCCGATAGAAACGGTAGCGCAGGAACGGACGGAATCAGACAACAAGGGTATTTCACCGGAACGGCAGTTGTGGGACAAACTTAAAGCGAATCATCCCGATGCCTTGCAACTGCTTCGCACGAAAGATGGTTATCGGCTCTATAACGAAGATGCGGTACAGGGTGCAAAGATATTGGGCATAACCCTAAAAGAGTATCCGGAAGGGGACATTACGGCTTCAACGGAATTTTCAACGGAGCAGCTCGACAACTATCTGTCTAAGCTCGTCCGTGCCGGGGCACGGGTTGCTATAAGTGACATGGAGGAACAAGAAACACACAGAGGTTTTCATAGATAA
- a CDS encoding M23 family metallopeptidase: MKYTEEMILQSESGYCMPFEERKGKDVKLSLGYGEQTDPTTGKTYFHHGIDFDVRCYTLAAVASGIVSGIGNDPILGICQTIRYGEYEVTYGHLSNVFAQFGQRVKAGQTVALSGDKLHIGIRFKGEELNPLEFLTMLYGNIQALCHADGGEAATSPNMEMALTTDYEQDRQEIEELMLRFLPYYMEDLQRGAYRLPPHTEQSLRHVFTMGAVKEYFYENMPSISNPLGLGHKAMPLACKVQNLLIADFLHYLALRHGVYLSTMGDDVKKNSTTKP, encoded by the coding sequence ATGAAATATACAGAAGAAATGATCCTGCAATCCGAAAGTGGATACTGTATGCCTTTTGAAGAACGGAAGGGCAAGGATGTGAAACTATCGCTCGGCTATGGCGAACAAACCGATCCGACAACGGGCAAAACATATTTTCATCATGGCATCGACTTCGATGTACGGTGTTACACACTGGCGGCTGTCGCCAGCGGTATCGTGTCAGGTATAGGCAATGACCCTATACTCGGCATCTGCCAAACTATACGCTATGGGGAGTATGAAGTGACCTATGGGCATTTGTCAAATGTCTTCGCCCAGTTCGGACAGCGTGTCAAGGCCGGACAGACTGTAGCTTTAAGCGGTGACAAGCTGCATATCGGGATACGCTTCAAGGGTGAGGAACTGAATCCGCTGGAATTTCTAACCATGCTGTATGGGAATATCCAAGCATTGTGTCATGCTGATGGAGGCGAAGCGGCAACATCTCCCAACATGGAGATGGCACTGACCACCGATTACGAGCAGGACAGACAGGAAATAGAGGAATTGATGCTACGTTTCCTGCCCTACTACATGGAAGACTTACAGCGTGGTGCATACCGACTTCCTCCACATACGGAGCAGTCACTCCGCCATGTCTTTACAATGGGAGCAGTCAAAGAATATTTCTATGAAAATATGCCAAGTATATCCAACCCACTCGGACTGGGACATAAAGCAATGCCGCTTGCTTGTAAGGTGCAGAACCTACTCATTGCGGACTTCCTGCATTACCTTGCCCTACGGCATGGCGTGTACTTATCGACGATGGGCGATGATGTAAAAAAAAACTCTACGACGAAGCCCTGA
- a CDS encoding PH domain-containing protein: protein MQRTCHKTIVIHPHTGQFVINELPTLVLCGTVWVYGGMEGLPLTAIATVIALMLSLLLLYRYLYLRRIRYCIGTEQLVSEYGIIRRKVDYMELYRIVDFQEHQSLLQQFCGLKTVRILSMDRNTPRLDLIGIFHRDDLVSIIRERVETNKRKKGIYEITNH from the coding sequence ATGCAGAGAACTTGTCACAAAACCATTGTCATCCATCCACATACCGGGCAATTTGTCATCAACGAGCTGCCCACTCTCGTGCTGTGCGGCACTGTATGGGTGTACGGAGGCATGGAAGGGCTGCCATTGACAGCTATTGCCACAGTAATTGCCTTGATGCTCTCGTTACTGTTACTCTACCGTTATCTCTACCTGCGGCGAATCCGTTATTGCATCGGTACGGAACAACTTGTCAGCGAATACGGTATTATCCGTCGCAAAGTGGATTATATGGAGCTATATCGTATCGTGGATTTTCAAGAGCACCAAAGCCTGCTGCAACAATTTTGTGGGCTGAAAACCGTACGTATCCTTTCAATGGACAGAAACACGCCCCGTCTTGACCTGATCGGTATCTTCCATAGGGACGACCTCGTGTCAATTATCCGTGAACGGGTAGAAACTAACAAACGAAAAAAGGGAATATATGAAATCACGAATCATTAG
- a CDS encoding toprim domain-containing protein, protein MRDGDLTYDDFLQRLNIQDVLIDAGYHLNRRDGLRYPSYVRLDSDGRRIRGDKFIVTQQGKCCFHAQQQKVYNIISFIKEHPHFFTEYHAGMSPDRLVNLVCNRLLNIPVTERKTRIVNPKRDVKPFDIADYDIHKFNPQNRETQKKFYPYFKSRGIDLYTQYAFHRHFYLATKHREDGATYTNLSFPLTLPKGDGAIVGLEERGRARMDGSGSYKGKAAGSNSSEGLWIASPARTSLTSAKHIYWFESAYDAMAYYQLHQAQNKDLRKAVFISTGGAPSQQQFKGAIKATPHASHHLCFDHDRAGQVYAIHFALTHAGWNFSTCLSQTGRLIVQNNSEDYSQYEIELEPFNFEKITAILGINDAKQNLKNGERDDMGIGDGYLQEMRMVCMDEYEMARDEGSASEEELEKMRSNLEAIEKAIDASISGPEATGCILYESAAEGYKDWNDQLLGKRIKPEKDNLDDWEISGKATLNHALSDLPEVNPEHIRNGLYDEADHEAVRKRLERADRVIFSFETNDQGMSDKGFQEMYKIREELARLEVDITNSLSGMREDFHSRFHR, encoded by the coding sequence ATGAGAGACGGAGACCTTACATACGATGACTTTCTGCAACGACTAAACATCCAGGACGTATTGATTGACGCAGGGTATCACCTGAACCGTCGTGACGGTCTGCGCTATCCCTCGTATGTTCGTTTGGACAGCGACGGCAGACGTATCCGTGGTGACAAATTTATTGTGACACAACAAGGAAAATGCTGTTTCCACGCACAACAACAGAAAGTTTATAACATCATTTCCTTCATCAAGGAGCATCCGCACTTTTTCACGGAGTACCATGCGGGTATGTCTCCGGACAGACTGGTGAATCTTGTCTGTAACAGATTACTGAACATTCCTGTCACTGAACGGAAAACCCGAATAGTGAACCCTAAACGAGATGTAAAGCCATTTGACATAGCGGATTACGACATTCATAAGTTCAATCCGCAGAATCGGGAAACGCAGAAAAAATTTTATCCTTATTTTAAAAGCCGAGGTATCGACCTTTATACACAATATGCCTTCCATCGGCATTTTTATCTGGCTACGAAACATCGGGAGGACGGTGCAACCTACACGAACCTGTCCTTTCCACTAACCCTGCCCAAAGGCGACGGAGCGATTGTGGGACTTGAAGAACGAGGACGTGCCCGTATGGACGGGAGCGGCAGCTACAAAGGCAAAGCCGCAGGGAGCAATTCAAGCGAGGGACTGTGGATTGCCAGCCCTGCCCGCACTTCTCTCACCTCCGCCAAACATATCTATTGGTTCGAAAGTGCTTATGATGCGATGGCATATTACCAACTTCATCAGGCACAGAACAAGGATCTGCGAAAGGCGGTATTCATCTCTACCGGAGGGGCACCGAGCCAGCAGCAATTCAAAGGAGCGATAAAAGCAACTCCCCATGCCTCACATCATCTTTGCTTCGATCATGACCGTGCCGGACAAGTCTATGCTATCCACTTTGCTCTCACTCATGCAGGCTGGAACTTCTCCACCTGTCTGTCACAAACCGGCAGACTGATTGTACAGAACAATAGCGAAGACTATTCACAGTATGAAATAGAACTTGAACCATTCAATTTTGAAAAGATTACAGCCATACTGGGTATAAATGATGCAAAACAAAATTTGAAGAATGGGGAGCGTGACGACATGGGAATTGGTGACGGCTATCTACAGGAAATGAGAATGGTTTGTATGGATGAGTACGAAATGGCTCGTGACGAAGGTTCTGCCAGTGAGGAAGAATTAGAGAAAATGAGAAGCAATCTGGAAGCCATCGAAAAAGCGATTGATGCTTCCATTTCCGGTCCGGAAGCTACAGGATGCATCTTGTATGAATCTGCCGCAGAGGGTTATAAGGATTGGAACGACCAGCTACTCGGCAAACGGATAAAACCAGAGAAGGACAACCTTGACGATTGGGAGATCAGCGGTAAAGCCACGCTGAATCATGCCTTGTCCGATTTGCCCGAAGTCAATCCGGAACATATCCGAAACGGATTATACGACGAAGCGGACCATGAGGCTGTGCGAAAGCGTCTTGAACGTGCGGACAGAGTAATATTCTCCTTTGAAACCAATGACCAAGGAATGTCAGATAAGGGTTTTCAGGAAATGTACAAGATACGGGAAGAACTTGCCCGGTTGGAAGTGGATATAACCAATTCTCTTTCCGGAATGAGAGAAGACTTTCATTCCCGTTTTCACCGATAA
- a CDS encoding DUF4099 domain-containing protein, which translates to MKKEQFEFNELPYPTLARFGLTQEMIEDLPLCILKEIGKGGYSPVLPMRVTNENGEVIESRSRFAFIRMDSGEVDVVFYPTLKSSPLECYNEEQQKQLLDGKSIIADVAMADGRRSKAFVQIDEETKQVMYVPTPIIARNLKVLAEVMHLGTVEVNGMQHGEPLTVAVDGEPVTVGIDLHNKTGIRFCAGDAQKWKEQPKREWDKYTFGCYGCWVMDDDGNLDYVPEEEYTEELWNEQKKSGERNRAAGIHK; encoded by the coding sequence ATGAAAAAAGAACAATTTGAGTTCAACGAACTGCCTTATCCGACATTGGCCCGCTTTGGGCTTACCCAAGAAATGATTGAAGATTTGCCCCTGTGTATCCTGAAAGAAATCGGGAAAGGCGGCTACTCGCCGGTACTGCCCATGCGTGTCACTAACGAGAATGGCGAAGTAATCGAGAGTCGCAGTCGGTTTGCCTTTATCCGTATGGATAGCGGCGAGGTGGATGTGGTCTTTTATCCCACACTGAAGTCGTCACCACTGGAATGCTACAACGAGGAGCAGCAAAAACAGTTGCTTGACGGCAAATCCATCATTGCAGACGTGGCTATGGCGGACGGACGACGCAGTAAAGCTTTCGTGCAAATCGACGAGGAAACAAAACAGGTGATGTATGTTCCGACACCCATCATCGCCCGTAACCTGAAAGTGCTGGCAGAGGTAATGCACTTAGGTACAGTAGAAGTAAACGGAATGCAGCATGGTGAGCCTCTGACGGTGGCAGTGGATGGCGAACCTGTCACGGTAGGCATCGACCTTCACAACAAGACGGGCATCCGTTTCTGCGCAGGTGACGCGCAGAAATGGAAAGAGCAACCCAAGCGTGAATGGGATAAGTACACCTTCGGTTGCTACGGTTGCTGGGTGATGGATGATGACGGCAATCTCGACTACGTTCCAGAGGAGGAATACACCGAAGAACTGTGGAACGAACAGAAGAAAAGCGGTGAGCGTAACCGAGCGGCAGGTATTCACAAATAA
- a CDS encoding M23 family metallopeptidase codes for MRKILLLMMTGVSLCITPAKAQFNTVAVTPTRYKMEVLDMGLDQAEPASESEISVQEVSTGIPVSADMDKKKWMDRYLSVSYPLRYIKVTSPYGYRKDPFTGKSKFHGGLDLRARGDKVMAMMEGVVVKVGQDKTSGKYVTLRHGRYTVSYCHLSKILIVKGAIVHPRDVVGITGSTGRSTGEHLHITCKLNGRSISPSLILDYIQSIRQECISALAGL; via the coding sequence ATGAGAAAGATTTTATTATTGATGATGACGGGTGTCTCATTATGTATCACGCCAGCCAAAGCACAATTCAATACCGTTGCCGTTACCCCAACACGCTACAAGATGGAGGTATTGGATATGGGGTTAGACCAAGCGGAACCGGCATCCGAAAGCGAGATTTCCGTACAGGAAGTTTCAACAGGTATCCCGGTATCCGCAGATATGGATAAGAAAAAGTGGATGGATCGTTACTTGAGTGTAAGTTACCCGTTACGTTATATCAAGGTCACTTCGCCTTATGGCTACCGTAAGGACCCGTTTACGGGAAAGAGTAAATTTCATGGCGGACTGGACTTGCGCGCACGTGGCGACAAGGTGATGGCCATGATGGAGGGTGTGGTCGTGAAGGTCGGACAGGACAAGACTTCCGGCAAGTATGTAACCTTGCGGCATGGTAGGTACACCGTCAGTTATTGTCATCTCTCTAAAATTCTTATCGTCAAAGGGGCAATAGTTCATCCTCGTGATGTGGTTGGCATTACCGGCTCCACAGGACGCAGCACCGGCGAACACCTGCATATCACCTGCAAACTCAATGGCAGGAGTATCAGCCCCTCGCTTATACTCGATTATATCCAATCCATCCGGCAGGAGTGTATATCAGCATTGGCAGGTTTGTAA
- a CDS encoding phosphoribosyltransferase family protein encodes MNARLLFILLLFTIGALWYIIGYWRRKAGEAAFAAARLTEKSEERERYCRLAVMAGHREACRMFCLLHPERFDGHSPHKPFKLRGIRISFYGYYYPSRYNALLNDEQRAFCHSIYQFKQGDIHGIEFFKTCMNALQLKKRPYHIMFMPCSNWIKYGQRFKRLDWYIGKHRQDLTSGLYDVDICDARESLHEAKGGEKRILERNYLITGKIKGKEIIIIDDVLTTGQSVVDYKEEIERCGGKVVAAIFYGKTLSMPSMLLVQIHVWGNHIAHIIERMTK; translated from the coding sequence ATGAATGCAAGACTATTGTTCATACTCCTGCTTTTCACAATTGGGGCATTGTGGTATATTATCGGCTACTGGCGACGAAAAGCAGGAGAAGCGGCATTCGCCGCCGCACGGTTGACCGAAAAGAGCGAGGAACGTGAACGTTACTGTCGTCTGGCGGTAATGGCCGGTCATCGGGAAGCCTGCCGTATGTTCTGTCTCTTGCATCCCGAACGGTTTGATGGCCATTCTCCCCATAAGCCGTTCAAGTTACGAGGCATCCGAATCTCCTTTTACGGATATTACTATCCGTCACGATACAATGCGCTGCTCAATGATGAACAGAGGGCTTTCTGCCATTCCATCTACCAGTTCAAACAAGGAGATATACACGGAATCGAGTTCTTTAAAACGTGTATGAATGCCTTGCAACTGAAAAAGAGACCTTACCATATAATGTTCATGCCGTGTAGCAACTGGATAAAATACGGTCAACGGTTCAAACGGCTCGACTGGTACATCGGAAAGCACCGACAGGATTTAACTTCAGGACTGTACGACGTTGATATTTGCGATGCACGAGAAAGCCTGCATGAGGCCAAAGGTGGAGAGAAGCGTATCCTCGAACGAAACTACCTCATTACCGGAAAAATCAAAGGGAAAGAGATTATCATCATAGATGATGTGCTGACAACCGGGCAAAGCGTGGTGGATTACAAGGAAGAGATCGAACGGTGCGGTGGCAAAGTAGTGGCGGCTATCTTCTATGGCAAGACGCTCTCCATGCCTTCGATGCTCCTTGTACAAATACACGTCTGGGGCAACCATATTGCCCATATTATTGAACGGATGACAAAGTAA